CTACAAATGTAGCCCTTCTTTTTAATTGTTCACGAAGTTGAATTAGGTGCTTTTCATATAACCCTGACGATATCCAATATGAGACGATTTCTTGAGAAAAAGCACTAGAACCATAATCTGTTTGCATTTTTATATCAGCCAATCGCTCAATTACAGGTGAAGGTGCAACCACCCAACCAATTCGTAATCCAGGACTCAGTGTTTTAGATACACTACCGATATAAAGCACTTGGCCTGATGTATCAATCGATTTTATGGCAGGAGAAGAGGATTCAAATAACAGTTCGTGATATACATCATCCTCAATAATCGGGATTTGTAGCTCTTTACACACATTATATAGTTGTTTCTTTTCTTCCATTGACCAATTATATCCTGTTGGATTGTGTAATGTTGGTACACAGTAAAATAAAGATTGTCTTTTTCTTTTGAGTGTCCGTAAATTGTTCGTTAAACTAGCATCCCTCGAAATTGAAATCATACGCATTCCAGCGGATTGAAAAGGATGCACAGAATTTAAATAAGAAGATTGTTCTTGAAAAACAATGGAACCCTCTTCTAATAATCCAAATGCAATGAATTGCAGTGCTTGAAGTGCACCTGAAACAATTAAAATGTTCTCTGGCGTTGTTTGAATACCACGTTTTTTTAAATGGTTACATAAAACATCTCGCAGCTTTTTATTTCCTTGTGGTGATGAATAACCAATTGCTTTTGAATCAATTGAAATTTCTTTTAATGACTGTTCAATTTGTTTTGTTGGGAGTAATTCTGGTGATAATTCGCCTGTTCCAAGACGAATAATATGATCCATTTGCTCGTATTCATTGATGAGTTGAATCGTATGATAGTTTGGCTTATGAATACTTGATTCAATGTGTTGCTGCCAATTCGGTTGAGATTTATTTAAAAGTACATTCCACGAATTATTAGCCACAAATACCCCTGATCCCATTTTTGATTCAAGCAAACCATCCGCCTTTAATTCATCAAGTGCAAGTTGCACAGTACTTCTATTCACATGAAATTGCGTTGCTAGTTGGCGTTGTGTTGGAATCTTTGTACCAACAGTCCAATCTCCTCGTTCAATATGAGATTTTATCCAATCTACGATTTGTTCTTGAACAGTCAAGTGAGAATAACGGTTTGGTTTCCACTTCATATAATTCCCCCTTAAATTGGGTGGATAAGAAACCATCCAATTGGTTGTTTTCTTTTAGTTGTATCATAGTACGATAGGAATGGAAAGGGAGTTGATGATATGGAAGCCATGATTCATGGAATTATTTTAGCATTCGGACTTATTCTACCTTTAGGAGTACAAAATATATTTGTATTTTCACAAGGAGCCACACAGCCAAGATTCATTCGAGCACTTCCGGCTACTATTACGGCTGCACTATGTGACACATTTTTAATTCTTTTAGCTGTCTTTGGACTATCCGTTATCGTTTTGCAATTTCAATGGCTACGTCTTAGTCTAATGATTGTAGGAATCTTATTTTTACTCTACATGGGATATGTTATTTGGAAGTCTAAACCAACAACGAATGAATCAAACAAAGCATTATCGATTCGTCAACAAGTGATTTTTGCTTTATCAGTTTCTCTATTAAATCCTCATGCCATTTTAGATACCGTCGCTGTTATTGGAACAAGTGCATTAAAATATGCCGGAACAGAACAAATTTTTTTCGCAATTGCATGTATTACAGTATCTTGGATTTGGTTCTTTGGATTAACGCTCGCTGGTACGGTTATAAAAAATCTAGATAGTACAGGTAGTTTAATCAATATATTCAATAAATGCTCTGCCTTGTTTATTTGGGGAACTGCCGTTTATCTTTTTATCGGATTGATATAACACCTTTATATTCAAAATGAAAGGTAAGAAACGAAGAAAATAAGTAGGAGATTAAAAACGCCACTGATAGAAGCTTCTCTTTATTTCTCCCCCAAACAAAAATATAAGTCCATAAAAAAACTGCCCCCCAATTGTTAGACACATAATCTAATAATTGGGGGGCAGTTCACAACCGCTCTTTTTTTATGGCCTTTTTATGCTACAGATCAGTCGAAATACGTGT
The window above is part of the Bacillus cytotoxicus NVH 391-98 genome. Proteins encoded here:
- a CDS encoding aminotransferase-like domain-containing protein — its product is MKWKPNRYSHLTVQEQIVDWIKSHIERGDWTVGTKIPTQRQLATQFHVNRSTVQLALDELKADGLLESKMGSGVFVANNSWNVLLNKSQPNWQQHIESSIHKPNYHTIQLINEYEQMDHIIRLGTGELSPELLPTKQIEQSLKEISIDSKAIGYSSPQGNKKLRDVLCNHLKKRGIQTTPENILIVSGALQALQFIAFGLLEEGSIVFQEQSSYLNSVHPFQSAGMRMISISRDASLTNNLRTLKRKRQSLFYCVPTLHNPTGYNWSMEEKKQLYNVCKELQIPIIEDDVYHELLFESSSPAIKSIDTSGQVLYIGSVSKTLSPGLRIGWVVAPSPVIERLADIKMQTDYGSSAFSQEIVSYWISSGLYEKHLIQLREQLKRRATFVEEILEQQFQKVATWKNPEGGFYIWLRFHEPIVNKALFLKLLNQNVLINPGYIYQSSDLHHIRLSYAYAPLEELKKGLSILLELIQHHMD
- a CDS encoding LysE/ArgO family amino acid transporter, coding for MEAMIHGIILAFGLILPLGVQNIFVFSQGATQPRFIRALPATITAALCDTFLILLAVFGLSVIVLQFQWLRLSLMIVGILFLLYMGYVIWKSKPTTNESNKALSIRQQVIFALSVSLLNPHAILDTVAVIGTSALKYAGTEQIFFAIACITVSWIWFFGLTLAGTVIKNLDSTGSLINIFNKCSALFIWGTAVYLFIGLI